Proteins from a single region of Xyrauchen texanus isolate HMW12.3.18 chromosome 7, RBS_HiC_50CHRs, whole genome shotgun sequence:
- the zbtb11 gene encoding zinc finger and BTB domain-containing protein 11 yields the protein MSSEESYLAIQRYLTDEREPYAPGTHGNTKRKIRKAAACYIVRNGILYYQRRQKGLDEFTELEVVLQAERRKELIKEAHITSGGEHLNQQQTWEIISQKYWWRGVLKQVKDRIKVCSHCQSKQERGRGNSENTSKQAAARQVRRKISVDDDDDEANDDLEGELCSGGDKHELVFVDSKGIVKQFLPKHGQTMLDKLNQQRLNNEFCDITLLIEGEEHRAHKAVLASCSEYFYELFVEKGAVASHEAVVDLSGFSKASFLPLLDFAYTSNLTFNFCGMAEVATLARHLLMAEVLQICENVHRKVEAQKLMVYQRGEAHTVVANQAPQPPLPDTSTNSETYVVSMQSDGQAFTQTGPPEAGQSLAVITNEDGTAESLALLAGATIDGETMTVVTHSGQAGSAESLAMVAHSGQAEEGETMTLVTHSGQAGSGESLAVVQACWSVEEPQVGYTPIVESMQPGPFLISVDPGEADSSEVVHLAAAASTAVQAEPQAAEPMHQPESVAPPQPAPAPPKRRPGRPPKVKQQEPLLPPPEVEPVEIEGEEDGSAAYEEKKEELESIDPNRRYLRKRSMKEGGYVRLHMGLETEEVDNSTSPPLKIPQNVAKRSRMVLSVKKTPGEFSETNMDSSPDGEATGAEELESNATNLESIEDGTLQGDAGGAVEEEHTCNECGMVFQRRYALIMHALKHEKARSFKCSICNKEFQYAASLRAHLARHKHQNTQRASMTRATEDSPGSEDQAKYRTKREFVCDICGKTLPKLYSLRIHMLSHTGVRPHSCKVCGKSFATKHNLKMHRLLHDTLKRFQCTVCEKSFVTKRSLEEHTSIHTGESKYLCTTCGASFHRASGLSKHLKKHLPKPEVRSFHCTHCDKSFFEAKDLQQHMNKHLGLKPFQCQVCGKCYSWKKDWYSHVKSHTVAEPFRCNVCGKEFFEKALFRRHVKKATHGKKGRIKQNLERECEHCGRKFTQLREYRRHINNHQGVKPFECLTCGVAWADARSLKRHVRTHTGERPYVCPLCQEAHIDARTLRKHITKFHGDQLPGKIMLEKDTLQFHNQGTQVEHAVSILDPELPPELQPPQHPHTEEIETVLITEETLEAVQAVSDANVTTLSDQSIMQVVNYVLAQQAVVKVEEGPEIIQTMEVEVAHVAEVE from the exons ATGTCGAGCGAGGAGAGTTATTTGGCCATCCAGCGCTATTTGACCGATGAACGTGAGCCTTACGCACCGGGCACGCACGGCAACACAAAGAGAAAGATCCGCAAAGCAGCCGCATGTTATATAGTGCGCAATGGGATTCTTTATTATCAGAGGCGGCAGAAAGGCCTGGATGAATTCACGGAGTTGGAAGTGGTGCTGCAGGCCGAGCGGCGGAAGGAACTGATCAAGGAGGCGCACATCACGTCCGGAGGGGAACACCTCAACCAGCAGCAGACATGGGAAATCATCTCCCAGAAATACTGGTGGAGAG GTGTTCTAAAGCAGGTGAAGGATCGCATCAAGGTGTGCAGTCATTGCCAGAGCAAGCAGGAGAGGGGCAGAGGCAATTCTGAGAATACCTCGAAACAAGCAGCTGCCCGACAAGTGAGACGAAAGATCTCTGTCGACGACGATGATGATGAGGCAAATGATGATTTGGAAGGGGAACTGTGCAGTGGAGGGGATAAACATGAACTGGTATTT GTGGACAGTAAAGGAATTGTCAAGCAGTTTTTACCAAAGCACGGACAAACCATGCTGGACAAGCTAAATCAGCAGCGACTCAATAACGAGTTTTGTGATATCACCCTGCTCATTGAGGGCGAGGAGCATCGTGCACATAAAGCGGTCCTGGCCTCCTGCAGTGAATACTTCTATGAGCTCTTTGTGGAGAAGGGTGCTGTGGCCAGTCATGAAGCTGTGGTTGATCTCTCTG GCTTCAGCAAAGCCAGTTTTCTGCCATTGCTGGATTTTGCATACACCTCCAATCTGACCTTCAACTTTTGTGGGATGGCAGAGGTGGCCACACTGGCACGTCACCTATTGATGGCTGAAGTGCTTCAGATCTGTGAAAATGTTCACAGGAAAGTGGAGGCGCAAAAGCTGATGGTATACCAGAGAGGAGAAGCCCATACTGTGGTGGCCAATCAGGCTCCTCAGCCCCCTCTGCCAGACACATCCACTAATTCGGAAACATACGTTGTAAGTATGCAGAGTGACGGCCAGGCATTTACCCAGACTGGGCCACCTGAGGCAGGACAGTCTCTGGCTGTAATCACAAATGAAGATGGGACGGCCGAATCACTGGCATTGCTCGCTGGTGCAACCATAGATGGAGAGACAATGACTGTGGTTACTCACAGTGGACAGGCTGGCTCTGCTGAATCTCTCGCTATGGTGGCCCACAGTGGCCAGGCAGAGGAAGGTGAGACCATGACTTTGGTCACTCACTCTGGGCAAGCAGGCTCAGGAGAGTCCCTAGCTGTAGTTCAGGCCTGTTGGTCTGTGGAGGAACCACAGGTTGGTTACACTCCTATTGTAGAGAGCATGCAACCAGGACCCTTTCTCATTAGTGTGGATCCTGGTGAAGCGGACTCTTCTGAGGTTGTGCATTTAGCCGCAGCAGCTTCAACTGCTGTTCAGGCTGAGCCTCAGGCTGCAGAGCCCATGCATCAACCTGAGTCGGTTGCACCACCACAGCCAGCCCCTGCACCACCCAAACGGAGGCCAGGAAGACCACCTAAAGTGAAACAACAGGAACCTCTTCTACCACCTCCAGAGGTGGAACCTGTGGAAATAGAGGGGGAAGAGGATGGATCTGCTGCATATGAAGAGAAAAAAGAGGAGCTGGAAAGCATTGATCCCAACAGGAGGTACCTGAGAAAACGATCTATGAAGGAAGGAGGGTATGTTCGTCTTCATATGGGACTTGAGACTGAAGAGGTAGATAACAGCACCTCACCCCCTTTGAAG ATACCTCAAAATGTTGCAAAGAGAAGTCGAATGGTTCTGTCTGTGAAGAAGACTCCAGGTGAGTTTTCAGAGACAAACATGGACTCTTCTCCTGATGGAGAAGCAACTGGAGCAGAAGAGCTGGAGTCCAATGCAACCAACCTAGAGTCTATTGAGGATGGGACACTGCAGGGAGACGCAGGAGGAGCTGTTGAGGAAGAGCACACATGTAATGAGTGTGGCATGGTGTTCCAGAGGCGGTATGCCCTCATTATGCACGCTCTGAAACACGAGAAGGCTCGCAGCTTCAAGTGCAGT ATTTGCAATAAGGAGTTCCAGTATGCAGCCTCGCTCCGTGCACATTTGGCTCGGCACAAGCATCAGAATACACAAAGAGCAAGTATGACACGAGCCACAGAAGATTCTCCGGGGTCAGAAGATCAGGCAAAGTACCGGACCAAGCGGGAGTTTGTGTGTGACATTTGTGGCAAGACATTGCCCAAGCTGTACTCCCTTCGCATTCATATGCTGAGCCACACAGGGGTAAGGCCGCACTCCTGCAAGGTTTGTGGGAAGAGCTTTGCTACAAAGCACAACCTGAAAATGCACCGGCTGCTGCACGACACCCTTAAGAGATTTCAATGCACTGTCTGTGAAAAGTCTTTTGTCACCAAGAGAAGCCTGGAGGAGCATACAAGCATTCACACAG GTGAATCAAAGTACTTATGCACAACCTGTGGAGCGTCCTTTCACCGTGCATCTGGACTGAGCAAACACCTCAAGAAACATCTACCCAAACCTGAAGTTCGCTCATTCCACTGTACTCA CTGTGATAAGAGTTTCTTTGAAGCGAAAGACCTGCAGCAGCACATGAATAAGCATTTAGGACTGAAGCCTTTCCAGTGCCAGGTCTGTGGGAAATGCTACAGCTGGAAGAAAGACTGGTACTCCCACGTTAAATCGCACACTGTTGCAGAGCCCTTCAG GTGTAATGTGTGTGGGAAGGAGTTCTTTGAGAAGGCCCTGTTCAGGCGGCATGTCAAGAAAGCCACTCATGGAAAGAAGGGCAGAATAAAGCAGAACTTGGAGAGGGAGTGTGAACACTGTGGGAGGAAGTTCACACAGCTCAGAGAGTACCGTCGGCACATTAACAATCACCAGG GAGTGAAGCCCTTTGAGTGTCTGACCTGTGGAGTGGCATGGGCTGATGCCCGTTCACTAAAGCGCCATGTTCGCACTCACACAGGTGAGCGCCCTTACGTCTGCCCATTGTGCCAGGAGGCCCACATAGATGCCCGAACACTGCGAAAGCACATCACCAAGTTCCATGGTGACCAGTTGCCAGGCAAGATCATGCTAGAGAAAGACACATTGCAGTTCCATAATCAAGGAACACAGGTGGAGCACGCCGTCAGCATCCTCGATCCAGAGCTGCCACCTGAGCTCCAACCTCCACAGCATCCCCACACAGAGGAAATAGAGACCGTGCTCATCACTGAAGAAACCTTGGAGGCCGTGCAGGCTGTGAGCGATGCCAATGTGACCACATTGTCAGATCAGAGTATTATGCAGGTGGTGAATTACGTCTTGGCACAGCAGGCTGTAGTCAAGGTGGAGGAGGGACCAGAGATCATCCAGACCATGGAAGTGGAGGTGGCCCATGTGGCAGAGGTGGAGTGA